In Chroicocephalus ridibundus chromosome 4, bChrRid1.1, whole genome shotgun sequence, one genomic interval encodes:
- the NR1H3 gene encoding oxysterols receptor LXR-alpha produces the protein MGPNQLSTQDHGKRVASVFEMEEQGLSLFPGSENPPEHAENPPLKRKKGPAPKMLGNEVCSVCGDKASGFHYNVLSCEGCKGFFRRSVIKGAQYVCKNGGKCEMDMYMRRKCQECRLRKCQEAGMREQYVLSEEQIQLKKLKKQEDDQARTVVVRPTPPNPPSPSHKLTPEQLSMIKKLVAAQQQCNQRSFTDRLKVTPWPQVPDPNNREARQQRFAHFTELAIISVQEIVDFAKQLPGFLELTREDQIALLKTSTIEVMLLETSRRYNPEIESITFLKDLSYNRDDFAKAGLQFEFINPIFEFSKGMNELQLNDAEYALLIAINIFSADRPNVQDQSLVERLQHTYVEALHSYICINRPNDRLMFPRMLMKLVSLRTLSSVHSEQVFALRLQDKKLPPLLSEIWDVHE, from the exons ATGGGTCCCAATCAACTCAGCACACAGGATCATGGGAAGAGGGTGGCAAGTGTATTTGAGATGGAGGAGCAAGGGCTTTCGCTCTTCCCTGGCTCAGAGAACCCCCCTGAGCATGCAG AAAATCCCCCCCTGAAGCGGAAGAAGGGCCCAGCCCCTAAGATGCTGGGAAATGAAGTGTGCAGCGTGTGTGGGGACAAGGCCTCTGGCTTCCACTACAACGTGCTGAGCTGTGAAGGCTGCAAGGGCTTCTTCCGCCGCAGTGTCATCAAGGGTGCACAGTACGTCTGCAAGAATGGCGGCAAGTGTGAGATGGACATGTACATGCGTCGCAAGTGTCAGGAATGCCGGCTGCGCAAGTGCCAGGAGGCGGGCATGCGGGAGCAGT ATGTTCTTTCTGAAGAACAGATCCaactgaagaaactgaagaagcAGGAAGATGATCAGGCTCGGACAGTTGTGGTGCGTCCAACCCCTCCGAATCCACCAAGCCCTTCCCACAAACTGACACCTGAACAGTTGAGCATGATAAAAAAACTTGTGGCCGCTCAGCAGCAGTGCAACCAGCGCTCATTCACAGACAGGCTCAAAGTGACG CCGTGGCCCCAAGTTCCTGACCCTAATAACCGTGAAGCAAGGCAGCAGCGCTTTGCTCACTTCACAGAACTTGCAATTATCTCTGTGCAAGAGATTGTGGACTTTGCCAAGCAACTACCTGGCTTCCTGGAGCTCACCAGGGAAGATCAGATCGCTTTATTGAAGACATCTACCATAGAG GTGATGTTGTTGGAGACATCTCGACGCTACAATCCAGAGATTGAGAGCATCACCTTTCTTAAGGACCTGAGCTATAATCGGGATGACTTCGCCAAAGCAG GTCTGCAGTTTGAGTTCATTAACCCCATCTTtgagttctcaaagggaatgaaTGAGCTACAGCTCAACGATGCTGAATATGCACTTTTAATCGCCATCAACATTTTCTCTGCAG ACCGACCGAATGTGCAGGACCAGTCCCTGGTGGAGAGGCTGCAGCACACCTATGTGGAAGCCCTTCATTCTTACATTTGCATCAACAGACCAAAT GACCGCTTGATGTTTCCACGGATGTTAATGAAGCTGGTCAGTCTTCGGACACTAAGTAGTGTCCACTCTGAACAGGTGTTTGCCCTTCGGCTGCAGGACAAGAAACTTCCTCCCCTGCTCTCAGAAATCTGGGATGTGCATGAGTGA